A genome region from Leptodactylus fuscus isolate aLepFus1 chromosome 6, aLepFus1.hap2, whole genome shotgun sequence includes the following:
- the LOC142209904 gene encoding interferon-inducible GTPase 5-like encodes MDSSFEIISEEEVQAINSALEDGDLCKATEKLNESLKEIENAPLNIAISGESGSGKSTLVNALRGMDDEEEGSARTGVVETTKKPMPYPHPLYPNVTIWDLPGIGTPNFAADRYLESVEFSRYDFFIILSSERFKENDIHLAKEIQAMNKKFYFVRSKVDSDLLASQKRRKKTYNEENILNEIRQNCIQSLHDGGISEPKVFLLSCLELEMYDFYNMYNTLEMELPKHKRHIFLISLPNISLPVLEKKRQVFKKDIWKLATLSCAVATVPIPGLSVACDIGILVKAMVNYRKSFGLDEQSLEKLADKFGKDVSELKSVIKSPLVVQEINKELVATLLTRGAAGALMVVEYAASNIPVLGSMAAGGISFGTTYWMLNGFLKEIAEDAVRVLTKALDSPV; translated from the coding sequence ATGGATTCTTCTTTTGAGATCATCAGTGAAGAAGAAGTGCAAGCAATCAATTCTGCCTTAGAAGATGGTGACCTCTGCAAAGCAACAGAAAAACTCAACGAGTCCCTTAAGGAAATAGAAAACGCCCCATTAAACATTGCCATCTCCGGAGAGTCAGGATCGGGGAAGTCCACTCTTGTTAATGCCCTTCGTGGCATggatgatgaagaagaaggatcTGCCAGAACTGGGGTGGTGGAGACAACAAAGAAGCCAATGCCGTACCCCCATCCACTGTATCCCAATGTGACTATTTGGGATCTTCCAGGAATAGGAACTCCAAATTTTGCAGCAGACCGTTATCTTGAGTCTGTTGAGTTCAGTCGATACGACTTTTTCATCATCTTGTCTTCAGAACGCTTCAAGGAGAATGACATTCACTTAGCGAAGGAGATTCAAGCTATGAACAAGAAGTTCTACTTTGTAAGGTCCAAGGTTGACTCCGACTTGCTTGCCTCCCAGAAAAGAAGGAAGAAGACGTACAATGAAGAAAACATACTTAATGAAATCCGGCAGAACTGCATTCAGAGTCTCCATGATGGGGGAATCTCCGAGCCCAAAGTGTTTCTCCTCTCGTGTCTGGAGCTGGAGATGTACGACTTCTACAACATGTATAATACTCTAGAGATGGAGCTTCCGAAGCACAAGAGACACATATTCCTGATCTCTCTACCCAACATTTCTCTCCCGGTTCTCGAGAAGAAGCGTCAGGTCTTCAAGAAGGACATCTGGAAGTTGGCTACTCTGTCTTGTGCAGTGGCTACAGTCCCCATCCCAGGACTGTCGGTAGCTTGTGACATAGGAATCCTGGTAAAAGCCATGGTAAACTACCGCAAATCTTTTGGTTTGGATGAACAATCCCTTGAAAAGTTGGCCGACAAGTTTGGTAAAGATGTCAGCGAGCTGAAATCTGTGATCAAGTCTCCTTTAGTCGTCCAAGAGATAAATAAAGAGCTTGTCGCCACTTTACTGACTAGAGGGGCCGCGGGGGCGCTCATGGTGGTCGAGTATGCCGCTAGCAATATCCCGGTGTTGGGTAGCATGGCAGCGGGGGGCATCTCCTTTGGCACCACTTACTGGATGCTCAATGGTTTCCTTAAAGAGATTGCAGAAGACGCAGTGCGAGTTCTTACCAAGGCGTTAGATTCACCTGTTTAA